TCCATCGACGTGCGCAGGTGCGGCCCGGTCTGCCACCGCCGCGCGTCGTTGCTCTTCAATCCCTCCCTCCCCGCCACCTTCACCGCGAACCCCAGCCGCCGCTCGACCGCGATCATCGCATCACCCATATGAATGGAAAAGGTCCTAAGTCCTAAGTCCCAAGTCCCAAGTGAGTTATGAAGACCGCCGCCCGGTTCGCCACTCAGCACTCAGCACTCAGCACTCAGCACTTGGGACTTAGGACTTAGGACTTAGGACTTAGGACTTAGGACTTAGCACTCGTCGTTCATCACGGCCTCTCCACACACACCCACACCGTCTCCGTGCTGGCGCTGTAGAACATCGAGATCACCACGTTCTTCCGGCGCCCGTCGCGGAACCGGAAGACATAGTCGAACACCGTGTGCAGGCTCTTCTTCTCCACCCCCTCCACGAAGCGGCCGTGGAACTCCTGCACCCTGGTGCACGGCGCCACCTCGTCGAAGAAGTTCTTCCCCAGCGCGTCGTCCTTGGCCACGCGGGCCAGTGCCGACTCGGTCTGGTTGAACTTCAGCACCTTGCCGTCCGGCGCCAGCTGGATCATCCCCACGGGAAGGGTGTCGAGCTCGGTCTCGGACAGCACGTCGGCTTTCTCCAGGACTCCGGCGGTTGCCTGCATGGGGTTCTCCCGATCGTGATTGGAAGCTCAGGGCGATGACGCCACGACGCTCGGAAACCTACGCTCCTGTCCAATGTTTGTCAAAGGATGGGGATGGACATCGAAAAACGGGGAGACGCGGGGGATGGAACCCGTTTTGCTTGTTCGGCTTCCTCCGCGCGCGCCGCCCCGGCGCGCTCGGGCGCCACACCGAACCCGGGGATGCGCCGATGAGCAACGACGACCTGGACCGCGTGGTCCCGCTGGACGAGCTCGACGACTTCCGCGTGTCGCGCGACGACCCCGATCCGCGCGGGTGGGAGGTGGTGGCGGCGGACGGCCGCAAGATCGGCGAGGTCGACGAGCTGCTGGTGGACACCGGGGCCATGAAGGTGCGCTACCTCGATGTCGATCTGGACGACGAGATGGTGGCCGGCGAGCACGACCGCCACGTGCTGGTGCCCATCGGCTACGCGCGGCTGGACCGCGACCACGACCGCGTGATCGTGGACGAGATCACCTCCGCCGACCTGCGCGCGATCCCGGCGTACGACCACGGCCCCATCACCCGCGACTTCGAGACCTCGGTGCGCGACAGCTGGCGGCGCGACCGCGGCGACCGGCAGCGCTTCGCGGCGGCGGATGCGGACGGCGCCCCATCAAGGGAGATGCGCGCGGAGGCGCAGGATGACTTCTACTCCGACGACTCGTTCGACGAGACGGGGTTCTGGGCCGCGCGGCGCGCCACCGGCCTGGGCGGCGCGCTGGGCGACATCGGCAACGACCCCGGTTACCCGCGCGACCTCGGCGGCCGCTCGTAGCCCGGCATCCCCATGACTCACGCGGAGACGCGAAGGCGCGGAGGCGTTTGCCCCGCTCCTCCGCGTCTCCGCGTCTCCGCGCCTGGTCCCGCCTTGCCGGGCTCTCGCCGCGGGGCCGGACCGCGTAGATTGCCGGGATGAGCAAACGCCACGTGCTGGCGATGGACATCGGCTCCTCCTCCGTGCGCGCGCAGGTGTACGACGCGCGCGGCCGGGCGGCGGGCGCGGGGGCGCAGGTGCCGGTGCGCTGGCGCACGCACCCGCGCGGCGCCATGGAGGCCGACGCGGACACGCTCGTGCGCGCCGCGCTCACCGCGCTGGACCGCGCGACGAAGGCCGCGCGCGCCGCGAAGCTGGAGATCGCCGCCGTCGCGATCGACACCTTCTGGCACGGGGTGATGGGGGTCGATGCGGACGGCCGCACGCTCACGCCGCTCTACGCCTGGGGCGACACGCGCGCGCGGGACGCCGCCGCGCGGCTGCGGGAGCGGGTGGACGCGGAGGCGGCGCACGGCCGCACCGGGTGCTTCGTGCACGAGAGCTACCCGGCCGCCAAGCTGGTCTGGCTGCGCCAGATGTTGGGCGATACCTTCCCGCGCGCCGCGGCCTGGCTCTCCATCGGCGAGCACCTGGGCGAGCGGCTGTCCGGCGTCCGCCGCACCTCGCTGTCGATGGCCTCGGCGACCGGATTGCTGGACGTGCGCGAGTGCCGGTGGGACGCGGAGATGCTGGCCGCGTGCGGCATCACCGGGGCCCATCTCCCCGAGCTTTCCGACGAGCCGGTACGCGGGCTCCTCCCGCCGTTCGCCAGGCGCTGGCCGGAGCTGGCCGGGGTCCCCTGGTTCCCCGCGCTGGGCGACGGCGCCTGCGCCACCGTCGGCAGCGGCGCGGCGAAGCCCGGCCGCCTGGCGCTGACGGTGGGGACGAGCGCCGCCGTCCGCGTGCTGCGCGAGGACGCGGAGCCGCGCGTCCCGGACGGCCTCTGGCTCTACCGGGTGGACGCGCGGCGGACCGTGGCGGGGCGCGCCATCTCCAACGGCGGCAACACCTTCGCCTGGCTGCGCCGCACGCTCCGCCTCCCGCGCCCCGACCGCCTGGAGGCCATGCTCGCGTCCGCCGCCGACGAGCCGGCGCCGCATCTCCGGGCCATCCCCACCCTGCTGGGCGAGCGCCCGCCGCTCTCCGAGCGGGGCGAGGCCGCCACCTTCGCGGGGATGACGATGGACACCACGCCCGTCGACCTCTGGCGCGCGTGGCTGTGGGCGGTGGCGGGGCGGGTGGCGGACGCGGTCGCCGCGGTGGAGGGCGAGTACGGGCGCGCGGACGAGATCGTGGCCAGCGGCGGCGCGCTGCACGCATCGGCGTCGTTCCGCCGCATCCTCGAGCGCGCGCTCGGCCGCCCCATCACCCTGCGCGACGATGGCAACGACACCGCCCGCGGCGCCGCCCTCGTCGCGCTGGAGCGCATCCGCGGCTGAGCCGGCGCCGCGCGCGGGTGTCCGCGCCGCGGCGCCATTCTCGCAGGCGGCGGAAGAGCGGAGCGGCCAGGCCGGGGAAGGCGAATGAATTCGCGGCAACAACTGCCCGAAGTCCGCCTTCGCGGACTCCCTTTCCGGCATCGTGGCTCGCCTCGAAGCCTGGCTGCACCCAACCCTCTCCCGTTATCGGGAGAGGGTGGCGAGCCTGAGCGAGCCGGGTGAGGGCTGCGATGTGGAGGGAACGCGCCGGCATGCAGTGCTCACGCTGAGTGCAAGTCACCCCCGGCCGCGATTTCGAGCAGGGACGCACCACAACCTTTCAACCAGACCGATCGATGTCCGACGGACGGCCGTACGGCGGCGACCTGGACCAGCTCTGCATCAACACCATCCGCACCCTGTCGATGGACGCGGTGCAGAAAGCCAACTCCGGCCACCCGGGCACGCCCATGGCGCTGGCCCCGCTGGCCTACGTCATCTGGACGCGCCACCTGCGCCACAATCCCCGCGACCCGAAGTGGATCGACCGCGACCGGTTCATCCTTTCCGCCGGGCACGCGTCCATGCTGCTGTACTCCATGCTCTACCTCACCGGCTACGGGCTGGAGCTGGACGACCTGAAGAACTTCCGCCAGTGGGAGAGCAAGACCCCCGGCCACCCCGAGTACGGCCTCACCGTCGGCGTGGAGACCACCACCGGGCCGCTGGGGCAGGGGTTCGCCAACGGCGTGGGGATGGCGATGGCCGAGGCGCACATCGCGGCGCAGTTCAACACGCCCGAGCACAAGCCCATCGACCATCACGTCTACGCCATCTGCTCCGACGGCGACCTGATGGAGGGCGTGGCCAGCGAGGCGGGATCGATCGCCGGCCATCTCCAGCTCGGCAAGCTCATCTACTTCTGGGACGACAACAAGATCACCATCGAGGGCTCCACCGACCTGGCCTTCACCGAGGACCTGCTGCAGCGCTTCGCCGGCTACGGCTGGCACACCGACCGCGTGGAAGACGTGAACGACCTGGAGGCCCTCGACGCCGCCATCCGCCGCGCCAAGGAGGACCCGCGCCCGTCGATGATCGCGGTGCGCACGGTCATCGGCTACGGCTCGCCCAACCGCGCGGGGAGCGAAAAGGCGCACGGCGAGGCGCTGGGCGAGGAAGAGGTGAAGCTCTCCAAGCAGCAGCTGGGCTGGCCCACCACCGACACCTTCTGGGTGCCGGACGAGGCGCTCCGGCACATGCGGCAGGCGGGGGAGAAGGGCCAGCAGATGCAGGATGAGTGGAAGCGGCGCTACGACGCCTTCGCCGCCGCCGAGCCGGAGCTGGCCAAGCGGCTGGAGGACGCGCTCGCCCGCCGCCTGCCGGAGGGGTGGGACGCGGACATCCCGACCTGGAGCAAGGACGACAAGCCGCTCGCCACGCGCGCCGCCTCGGGGAAGGCGATCAACGCGATCGCCCGGCACGTTCCCTGGCTGATGGGCGGCTCGGCAGACCTGGCCGGCTCCAACAACACGCACATCGACGGCGTGGGGGACTTCGAGCCGCAGTCGTACGACGGGCGCAACCTGCACTTCGGCGTGCGCGAGCACGCCATGGGCTCGCTGATGAACGGGATGACGCTGCACGGCGGGGTGCGCGTGTACGGCGGCACCTTCCTCATCTTCAGCGACTACATGAAGCCGCCGGTGCGCCTGGCCGCGCTCATGGAGCAGCCCACCCTCTACATCTACACCCACGACTCCGTCGGCCTGGGCGAGGACGGCCCCACGCACCAGCCCATCGAGCAGCTGGCCTCGCTGCGCGCCGTTCCCGGGCTGGTGGACCTGCGCCCCGGCGACGCGAACGAAACCGCCGAAGCGTGGCGCTTCGCGATGGAGTACACCGAGGGCCCGGTCTTCATGGCGCTCACCCGGCAGGGGCTCCCCATCGTCGACCGCGCGGTGTTCGGCGCCGCGTCCGGGCTGCGCAAGGGCGCCTACGTCCTGGCCGAGGCGGAAGGCGAGCTGCGGGCGATCCTCATCGCCACCGGGAGCGAGGTGAGCGTGGCGATGGAGGCGCGCGAGCAGCTGCAGGCGGAGGGGATCGGCACGCGCGTGGTGAGCATGCCAAGCTGGACGCTCTTCTCGCGCCAGCCGCGGGAGTACCAGGACGAGGTGCTGCCGCCGGAGATCGATGCGCGCGTGGCCGTGGAGGCCGCCTCGCCGATGGGGTGGGAGCGGTGGGTGGGCCGCGCCGGCCGCGTGGTCGGCATCAGCCACTTCGGCGCCAGCGCCCCGGCGAAGGAGATCTTCAAGCAGCTCGGCTTCAGCGCGGACAACGTCGCCGCGAAGGCGAAGGAAGCGCTCGGTATCGCCAGCGGCGAGGGCGAGGAAGCCGGCCTGGCCGCGGCGGGGCCGACGAAGGAAGGAACGGACGAAGGAAAACAGTCCTGAGTCCCCAGTGCTAAGTCCTAAGTGAACTGCTTTCCACTTAGGACTTGGGACTCAGGACTCAGGACTTCTGTTCAGCTGTACCCTAACCAAAGGACGGTCACCGATGTCCGAAAACACCAGCCGCCTCCACTCCCTGCACGAGCAGGGACAGAGCGTGTGGCTCGACTACATCCGCCGCGGAATCATCGAGAACGGCGAGCTGGAGGAGATGATCCGCAAATACGACCTGCGCGGCGTGACCTCCAACCCGTCGATCTTCGAGGAGGCGATCGGGAAGAGCGACGACTACGACGACGCGATGGAGACCTTCGCCGCCGAGGGAACCGAGGCGGGCGAGGCGTTCGAGCGCATCGCGGTGGAGGACATCCAGAACGCGTGCGACATCTTCCGCCCCGTGTACGACGCGGCGGGCGGGCACGACGGGATGGTGTCGATCGAGGTGTCGCCGCTGCTGGCCGACGACACGCAGCGCACGCTGGACGAGGCGCGCAAGCTGTGGAAGCTGGTGGACCGCCCCAACGTGATGGTGAAGATCCCCGGCACCGACGAGGGGATCGGCGCCATCGAGGAGGCGCTGTCGGAGGGGATCAACATCAACATCACCCTGCTCTTCTCGCTGCGCGGCTACGAGGCGGTGATGGAGGCGTTCCTGCGCGCGATGGAGCGCCGCGCCGAGGCCGGCCAGCCGCTGGACCACGTGGCCTCGGTCGCCTCGTTCTTCGTCTCGCGCGTGGACAGCGCGGTGGACGCGGAGCTGGAGAAGATCGTCGCGGAGGGAGGCGCCAACGCCGAGAAGGCGAAGTCGGTGATGGGGCGCGCGGCCATCGCCAACGCGAAGATGGCGTACGCGCGCTTCCTCCAGGTGTTCAGCGGCGAGCGGTGGGAGCGGCTGAAGGCGAAGGGCGCGCACGTGCAGCGGCCGCTCTGGGCCAGCACGTCGACCAAGAACCCGGCGTACCGCGACGTGATCTACGTGGAGGAGCTGATCGGGCCCGACACCGTGAACACCATGCCGCTGGCCACCATCCAGGCCTTCGCCGACCACGGTGAGGCGCGCCGCACGGTGGACCTGGAGATGGACCGCGCGCGCGGGGAGCTGGCCACGCTGCAGGAGCTCGGCATCGACCTGGACGCGGTGACGGAGCGGCTGCAGGTGGAGGGCGTCGAGAAATTCGCGAAGTCGTTCCATCAAATGATCAAGACGGTGGACGAGAAGCTGACGCGGGTGGCCCAGGAGACCTGACCGGCGGCGCGGGACTTTTCCGCACGCGGATCGCTCCCCGGCACCCTTTGCCGGGGAGCGATTTCGTTTTGCGCATCCATCCCGCATCTCCCGGATCCCGCCTTCGCGCGGCGGCCGCGGACCGGCGTCCAGCGCCTCCGCGGCGTGTCACTCCCGTCCACATGGGGCCGCGGGTGGGACATGAACATGCGGCGCGGGTGTCACGACCGGACGGCCGCGCCCCACATCCTGCCGGAAACGACTGGTTAGGGAGACAATCCGTAACATGCGCCGCCACATCGGGTTCGCGCCGATTGAGACGTTCCGCGTACGAATCGGCATACAATCTGCAACACTCACGCGTCGCAGATTATCGGGAACAATTTCATCCGCAGCAGTTTCATTCGCACGGCCGTTCATCCGCGGGGCTTCTTTTCCAGCAGCAGCGCCGCCAGCGGTCCGCAGGGCCCAGCAGCACACAGATCCGCCGCCGGGAGCAGGTCCACGGGTTCGGCCTCTTGATGCGCCGGACATCGTCGCCCGTCACAGGTACGCAGGCTCAGCCCGCCGTCCCCGTGGCCGCCCGGCAGATCATGGCCGTAACGACAATTGCACGCAGTTCCATTCATCTGGCGGCGACACACCAGGGCCGGAGCAGGTTCGCGGGCCGATTCGATGCGCAGGTCCACGACGTACGCAGGTGACAATGCTGATCGGTTGATGCGTGACCCGCCGGCCTGCCCGGCCTGGCGCGCCGGGCCGGCTCCCCACCAGGGAGTCGGCCCGGTGCCGTTTGGGGGAGATCGACGGGATCCGTGAACCCGAAAATGCGAGTGAACTCGCGGCTACGACGGCACGCAGTCCGCCTTCGCGGACTCGGTTCGGCGCAGGGAGAGGCGGCGGGGCGCATCCCCATCTCCGGATCATCATCTTGCCGAGAGATCAGTGGTGGCGCACCTTTTCGGCATCTCCCCCCCTGAATTCCCCTGGACGGCAGACGCGAGATGAAGATCGGCATCCTGGGCACCGGCGTGGTGGGGCAGTCGCTCGGGCTCGGCTTCGCGGGGCGCGGGCACGAGGTGATGATGGGCTCGCGCGATCCCGGCAGCGACAAGGTGCGCGAGTGGGCGGCGAAGGCGGGCGGGCGCGCGTCGGCCGGAACCTTCGCCCAGGCGGCGGCGTTCGGCGAGATCGCGGTGCTGGCGACGGCGTGGAGCGGGACGGAAAGCGCGCTGCAGCTCGCCGGCGCGGAGAACCTGGCGGGCAAGGTGGTGATCGACGTCACCAACCCGCTCGACTTCTCCACCGGCGCGCCGCGGCTGGCGCTGGGGTTCGGCGACTCGGGCGGCGAGCAGGTGCAGCGCTGGCTTCCCGGCGCGAAGGTGGTGAAGGCGTTCAACATCATCACCGCGGGGGAGATGGTGGACCCCGACTTCCCCTGCGGCCCGCCGACGATGTTCATCTGCGGCAACGACGACGGCGCGAAGCACGCCGTGGCCGGCATCTGCACCGACTTCGGCTGGGAGATCGTGGAGACCGGCGGCATCGACGGCGCGCGCCTGCTGGAGCCGCTGGCGATGCTCTGGATCGTGCACGGCATCCGCACCGGCGCGTGGACGCACGCGTTCAAGCTGCTGCGGAAGTAGGTGCGGGAGTGCGGGAGTGCGTGAGTGCGTGCGATGTCGAAGCATCGGCGCGACCGGAGCCAATCCCGCGCACACAACATCCGACGTCATCCTGAGGCCGGCCACACCGATGCTGAACCCTCACTGATGCTGGCAGGCCGAAGGATCTATAATCCGACGTCGCCACATCGCATCGGACGCGCTCTGGCATGGGGTGAGAGTCGCCGCCACGCATCTTTGCGACTCCGCAACGCAGTGCCGGAACTAGCGATAGATCCTTCGGCCTGCCGGCATTCGGGCAGGACGAGGTCGGCGTGGCCGGCCTCAGGATGACGTCTACTCTGCTTTTTTCATCCCCGAGAGTCACGTGACTGATACCGAGATTGCCGCGCGGAACACGCCGGTGTGGGACGACGGGAGCTGGGCGGGGCTGCCGCGGCTGGAGGACGACGTCACCGCCGACGTGTGCGTGGTGGGGCTGGGCGGGTCGGGGCTCACCTGCATGGGCGAGCTGCGGCGGATGGGCGTGAGCGTCGTGGGCGTGGACGCGGGGATGGTCGCGGGCGGGGCGGCGGGGCGAAACGGCGGGTTCCTGCTGGCCGGCGCGTACGAGTTCTACCACGACGCGGTCGCGGCGTACGGGCGGGAGCGCGCGCTGACCATCTACCGCACCACGCTCGCCGAGGTCGACCGCATCACCGCGGAGACGCCGGACGCGGTGCGGCGCGTGGGCTCGCTCCGCATCGCCGCGGACGACGAGGAGGTGGCGGACTGCCGCGCGCAGCTGGCCGCCATGCGAGCGGACGGGCTGGCCGTGGAGTGGTACGAGGGCGCGGAGGGCACCGGGCTGCTCATCCCCTCCGACGGCGCGTTCAATCCCCTGCTCCGCTGCCGCACCCTGGCGCTCCGGCTGGCGGATGCGGGCGCGCGGCTGTTCGAGCACTCGCCCGCGACCGAGCTGCGCGCGGGCGAGGTGCGCACGCCGGGCGGACGCGTGCGCTGCGGTCGCGTGATCGTGGCCGTCGACGGGCGGCTGGAGCAGCTGGTGCCCGCGCTGGCCGGGCGCGTCCGCACCGCGCGGCTGCAGATGGTGGCGACGGCGCCGCTCCCGGAGATCCGCTTCCCGCGTCCCTGCTACATGCGCTGGGGATACGAGTGGTGGCAGCAGCTTCCGGACGGCCGCATCGCCCTGGGCGGCTTCCGCGACCGCGGCGGCGACCCGGAGTGGACGCACCACGCCGAGCCGGGCGACGTGGTGCAGGAGATGATCGATCACTTCCTGCGCGGCACCCTCGGCGTCGACGCGCCCATCACCCACCGCTGGGCCGCGCCCGTCGGCTACACGGAAGACGGGCTGCCGGTGCTGGACGAGGTGGAGCCCGGCGTCTGGGCGCTCGGCGGGTACAGCGGCACCGGCAACGTCATCGGGGCGCTCTGCGGCCGCGCCGCGGCGCAGCTCGCAGTCACCGGCGCGTCGGAGCTGCGCCCGCTGTTCGTCTCCGCGTAGATCGGAATCTTGACGTAAGCAGACGAACGCATCGGCGGGCGAGAGAGGCATCTCTCGCCCGCCGCTTTTCATCTGCCGACCACCGCCAAGACACGATCTCCGCTCTGCAAGCTCGCGTCGGGATCATCCCCACGCAGGTGCGGGGGAATCCGGATGGACCGGCTCCGCGGGGATGGCCACATTCGGCGGCGACGGACGAGACCGCCCACTCCCTTCTCGATGACGAGGACTTCGATGCAGCACGGGAACCTGCTGGCCGTCGCCGCGCTCGGCGTCTTGCTGCTCGCGGCGGCGTGCGGCGGCGGGAGGGACAGCGTGGATGGCGATGCCCCCGCGGACACCGCTCAGGCGGCGGCTCCCGCGCCAGCGGCGAGCTCCGGGCCCGTCGCCCTCGGGACGCCGGGGGAGGGGAACGGCCGGGTGATCGAGATCAAAATGATCACCGACGAGCAGGGAAACCGCTTCGAGCCGAACGCCGTCAGCGCGAAGGAGCACGACGTGCTACGCTTCACGCTGGTGTCCGGCGGCGGCGTGCACAACGTGAGCTTTCCGGCCGCGCGGAACCCCGGCGTGCAGGGACTTCCCGCCCCCAGCGAGCTGATGCAGGCGGCGGGGCAGACGAAGGAGTACGTCGTGGGGCTGAAGCCCGGCTCGTACTACTTCCAGTGCGATCCCCACGCCGCGCTGGGGATGACCGGCACGCTGAACGTCGGCGCGTAGCCGGAGCACGGCCACAACACTCCCGCCCCTTGGATCGGCCGGTTCGGACGCATGGATCCGCCCTGCGAAGCACGCACGCAGCACCGGGCCCCGCGGCGCCATGCCGGCGGGGCCCGTGCCATTTCGTCTCCCCGGCCTGCGCTCGTGCGCGTGGACGATGCGGGACGGCGGGGTTACTTTGTCGCGCGTGAACGCACCCGATCTCCGCCCGCGGCGGCGCGCCTGAATGCGCATCGTGCTCAGCAACGCCTCGTACAGCTGGGGCGGGGTGCACCAGGTGACGGAGGTGCTGGCGCGGGGGCTCCAGGAGCGCGGCCATTACGTCGCGGTGTTCGGCCGGCCGGACTCGCCGCTGGAGGAGCGGCTGCGCGGGGTGGCGCCCTTCGAGCCGATCCTGAAGGGGATGGACCTGCACCCCGGCGTGGTCTGGCGCGCCGCCCGCGCCCTCGGCCGCCACCGGGCCGACGTGGTGCTGACGCTGATGAAGAAGGACGTGCGCCTCACCGGCCCCGCGGCGTGGATGCGGCGCATCCCCGTCGTCGTCCGGCACGCCAACGACCGCCCGCTGCGCGGCACCCCGGACCACCGCCTGTTCTTCGGCGCGCTCCCCGCGCGGCACGTGGCCAACTCCGCGGCGACGCGCGAGACGCTGCTGCGGTCGGCGCCCTGGCTGCGGCCGGACTCGATGGCGGTGATCCATAACGGGATCGACGCCGCGCGCTTCGACCGGGCGACTCCCGCCGCGCTGGGACTGCCGGAGAGCGCGCTGGCGATCGGCTTCATCGGGCGGTTCGACGAGCGCAAGGGCGTGCTGGACCTGGCGCGCGCCTGGCCCGCGGTGGCCGCCGCCCTCCCCCACGCGCACCTGGTGATGGTCGGCAAGGGCCCGGCGGAAGAGCGGACGCGCGCGCTGCTGGCGGATGCGGAGCGCGTGCACTGGCTGGGCTACCGCCGCGACATCCCCGAGCTGCTGCGGGCGATGGACGTGCTGGCCGTCCCCTCGCACTGGGAGGGGTTCGGGCTGGTGGCGGCGGAGGGGCTGGCGGCGGGCGTCCCCGTCGTAGCCGCGAACGCGAGCAGCCTGCCGGAGATCGTGGAGCACGAAGTGCAGGGACTGCTCGTCCCGCCGGGCGATCCGGACGCGCTCGCCGCCGCGCTGGTGCGCCTGGCCCGCGACCCTACCGCCCGCGCGCGGATGTCCGCGGCCGGCCGCGCCCGCGCCCGCGACGCCTTCAGCCTCGATCGCATGATCGACCGCTACGAGGCGCTGCTGGCAGAGGTCGCGAAGAAGCGCTAAGCCGCGAGCCGCGCGGCAGCATCGACATCCATCGAAGCGCCGGGATGCCGAGGCCGCAGTCCCGCAGGGACTTTGTGCTGTTGTTGCCCGGGAATTCCATTCCCGGTGAGCAGGTGAGCAGGTGCGCCAACGAAGGCTCTCCCCGCTGCCGCTTGATCATCGACCGAAACATCGAAGTTGAAGCTGGATAGACCGATGCCGGACACGAAGCCATCTACATCTCCATCCCCCTCCCCCGCCCCGCCCGCGTCTCCGTCCCCCGCGACGGCGCGTGGCGCGGACGGCGACGGGCCGCGCCACACGCCCGCGCACCGCGTGGAGTACGCGCTGGCGCGGACGCTGGAGACCGCGGTGGCCACGCTCCCCGAGCGCGTGGCGGACGCCGTCGGCCGGCGGATCGGGCGGATGGTGTACCGGCTGGGGATCCGGCGGAAGGTGGTCGAGGCCAACCTCCGCCTGGCCTATCCCGGCCAGCCGGAGGCGTGGATCCACGCGACCGCGCGCGCCGCGTACGAGCACCTGGGGCGCGAGTCCGCCGCCATCCTGCGGCTGGGCAAGCTCGACCGGCAGGCCATCGTCGACCGCACCGTCCCGGTCGGATGGGATGAGCTGCAGGGCGCGCTGGACGAGGGGAAGGGCGTCATCCTCGTCACCGGCCACTACGGCAACTGGGAGATCGCCGCGGCCACGGTCGCCTCGCGCGGCACGCCGATCGCCGCCATCGTCCGCCGCCAGGGGAACCGGCTGGTGGACGCGCGCCTGAACGGGCTGCGGCTGAACCTGGGCGTGGAGACCATCACCCAGCGCGAAGCGCCGTCGCGCGTCCCGCGGCTGCTGCGCCGGAACCGGGTGATCGGCATCGTGGGCGACCAGGACGCGCGCCGCGCCGGCGTCTTCGTCCCCTTCTTCGGCCGCCCGGCGTCCACCCACCGCGGGCCCGCGCTCTTCGCGCTGAAGCTGGGCGCGCCGGTGTTCGCCTGCGTGGCCCGCCGCCTACCCGGGCGCGAGGTGCGCTACGAGGTGTCGGGGCAGCGCGTCCCGGTCGTCCGCACGGGCGACCTGGAGGCCGACGTGCGGGCGCTCACGGCCGAGCTGGCGGCGCGGCTCGAGGGCGAGGTGAGGAAGGCGCCGGAGCAGTACTTCTGGTTCCACCGGCGCTGGAAAAGCAGCCCCGGACCGGAACATTTCGCCGCGGAATCGGGTAATGCCGAGGCCGCATCCGTCCCCGCGGACACCGACCCGGACGACGCGTGATCTACATCTGCATTCCCGCGCTGAACGAGGCGCGCACCATCGGCGTGCTCCTCTGGAAGATCCGCCAGGTGATGGAGG
This genomic interval from Longimicrobium sp. contains the following:
- a CDS encoding lysophospholipid acyltransferase family protein — translated: MPDTKPSTSPSPSPAPPASPSPATARGADGDGPRHTPAHRVEYALARTLETAVATLPERVADAVGRRIGRMVYRLGIRRKVVEANLRLAYPGQPEAWIHATARAAYEHLGRESAAILRLGKLDRQAIVDRTVPVGWDELQGALDEGKGVILVTGHYGNWEIAAATVASRGTPIAAIVRRQGNRLVDARLNGLRLNLGVETITQREAPSRVPRLLRRNRVIGIVGDQDARRAGVFVPFFGRPASTHRGPALFALKLGAPVFACVARRLPGREVRYEVSGQRVPVVRTGDLEADVRALTAELAARLEGEVRKAPEQYFWFHRRWKSSPGPEHFAAESGNAEAASVPADTDPDDA
- a CDS encoding glycosyltransferase family 4 protein, translated to MRIVLSNASYSWGGVHQVTEVLARGLQERGHYVAVFGRPDSPLEERLRGVAPFEPILKGMDLHPGVVWRAARALGRHRADVVLTLMKKDVRLTGPAAWMRRIPVVVRHANDRPLRGTPDHRLFFGALPARHVANSAATRETLLRSAPWLRPDSMAVIHNGIDAARFDRATPAALGLPESALAIGFIGRFDERKGVLDLARAWPAVAAALPHAHLVMVGKGPAEERTRALLADAERVHWLGYRRDIPELLRAMDVLAVPSHWEGFGLVAAEGLAAGVPVVAANASSLPEIVEHEVQGLLVPPGDPDALAAALVRLARDPTARARMSAAGRARARDAFSLDRMIDRYEALLAEVAKKR